The Sandaracinus amylolyticus genomic interval GCGTGCGCGTAGGCGAAGTACATCGTGCCCGCGAAGCGCGCGATCCGATCCGCGATGCGCTCGTGGATCGTGCGAGCGCGCTCCACCTTGCGGCGGTGCTCGAGCAGCGCGCTCAGGTTCGCGGCGACCGCGTCGTCGAGGCGGTCGTGGCTCGCGGGACCGTTCGACATCTCGCCGGGATCGCCCAGCACGTGACGTGCCCGGAGGCGCACCATGAGGCAGGACGCGACGGGCGCCCGACCGCTACGGAATCCGTAGCGCTACGGATTTCGTAGCGGTCGCGCCCACTCCTCGCGGAGCAGACCGAAGTCGATCCGATCGTAGGCGCGCCCGGCGCGCAGCACCGCGCGACGTCGCACGCCTTCCTGCTGGAACCCGAGGCTGCGATAGAGCGCGATCGCGGGCTCGTTGTACGCGATCACGTCGAGCCCCACGCGCTCGAGGTTCGCCTCGGTGAACGCGTAGCGCAGCAGCAGCTGCATCCCGTCGCGCGCGTACCCCTTGCGACGGTGAGCGGGATCGCCGATGCCGATCGCGACGGTCGCGCAGCGGTTGTTCCACTCGATGCCGAAGAGCGCGACGAACCCGACGAGCGTGTCGCCTTCGAGCGTGCGCAGCCGGAATTCGAGCGAGTCCCCGGCGCGCACCGTCGCGCGTCCGAGCTCGCCGGGTGTGCGTGGCACCGCGAGATCGGTGTCGACGAGCCTCGGGTAGCGCGAGCTCTCGCTCCACGACGCGATGATCGCGGCGTCCTCGGGACGCGGCGCGGCGAGCCTCACCAGCGCGCCACGGAAGAGATCGTCGCTCACGGGCACGCGTCCTCGCCGAGCACCGTGTTGTCGATCAGGCGCGTCTTGCCGATCTTCGCGGCGACGGTGATCACCGCGCGCCCTTCGATCGCGCTCGGGAACGGCTCGAGCGTGTCCGCGTCCGCGACGTCGACGTAGTCGATCGAGTCGAAGCGCGGTGCGATCTCGCTGCGCACCATCTCGGCGATCGTCGCCGCGTCGCGCTCACCCGCGCCGTACGCCGCGTGCGCGGCGCGCAGTCCGCGCGCGATGCCGAGCGCGCGCTCGCGCTCCTCGGTCGAGAGATATCGATTGCGCGAGCTCATCGCGAGGCCGTCGCTCTCGCGCACCGTGGGCATGCCGACGACGTCGATCGGCATGTCGAGATCACGCGCCATGCGCTCGATGACCTTCCACTGCTGGTAGTCCTTGCGCCCGAAGCACGCGACGCAGGGACCGGCGAGCATGAACAGCTTCGCGACGACGGTGGTCACGCCCGTGAAGTGCCCGGGGCGGAACGCGCCCTCGAGCCGCGTCGTGAGCTTCGTGACCTGCACCTCGGACTGGAAGCCCGGCGGGTACATGCCGTCGCGCGGCGGCGCGAACACGAGGTCGACGCCGGCATCGCGACAGCGCGCGACGTCGGCCTCGAGGGTGCGCGGATACCGATCGAAGTCCTCGTTCGGACCGAACTGCAGCGGGTTGACGAAGATCGTGAGCGCGACGTGCGTCGCGCCGCGACGACGCGCCTCCGCGACGAGCGCGAGGTGCCCGTCGTGCAGCGCGCCCATCGTGGGGACGAGCCCGAGGCGACCGCCCGACGCGCGCACCGCGTCGCACGCGGCGCGCAGCTCGCTCTTCTCGTGCACGACCTTCGTCATCCTCGCTCGCTCCTTCAGGCGTCGCTCGGACCGTACGCCGGCTTCTCCGGCGCGTCGCTCTTCTTGGCAGGCGCGGCGCCGAACGAGTGCTCGGGCGCGGGGAACGCGCCGCTGCGCACCTCTTCCACGTAGCGCTCGGTCGCTGCGCGACCGTCCGCGAAGAGCTCGGCGTAGCGCTTCACGAACTTCGGCTTGAGGTCGGGCGTGAGGCCGAGCAGGTCGTAGCTCACGAGCACCTGACCGTCGCAGTGCACGCCCGCGCCGATGCCGATCGTCGGCACGTCGATCGCCGCGGTGATGCGCTGCGCGAGCTCGGTCGGAATGCCCTCGAGCACCACCGCGAACGCGCCCGCGTCGGCGACCGCGCGCGCATCGCGCAGCACGCGCTCCGCGTCGTCCTCGCCGCGGCCCTGCACCTTGAAGCCGCCCATCGCGTGCACGCTCTGCGGCGTGAGCCCGACGTGCGCCATCACCGGGATCCCGACGCTCACCACGCGCGCGATCGTCGCGGCCATCGGCTCGCCGCCCTCGAGCTTCACCGCGTGCGCGCCGCCCTCGGCGAGGAAGCGACCCGCGTTGCGCAGCGCCTCTTCGATCGAGACCTGGTAGCTCATGAACGGCATGTCGCCGACGATCAGCGCGCGCTTGGTCCCGCGCGCGACCGCGCGGCAGTGGTAGATCATCTCGTCGACGGTCACCGGCAGCGTCGTGTCGAGGCCCTGCACGACCATCCCGAGCGAGTCGCCGACGAGCAGCACGTCGGCGCCGCCCTCGTCGAGCATGCGCGCGAAGGTGGCGTCGTACGCGGTGATCACCGCGATGCGCTCGCCGCGCGTCTTCATCCGACGGAGCTCGGGCACGGTCACGCGCGCCGGCGCGCGCGCGGAAGCACGATCGGTCGTCATGTTGCGGTTCGCGTTCGTGGTCGCGGCCGAGCCGATTCTCGGTCCGCGCCTCTCCGGCTCTCCGAGCGCGCGATCTAGCACGCGCCCCGTCGCGACGTCAGCCGGAGTGTACGCATCCGCGGCCATTGTGAGGGGAGACGACGTGCCTAGGCACGGGCCCGAACACTGAGGAGGTGAGGGAATGAGGCGGACGACTTGGGCTCTCCTGGCGACGGCGCTCTGGCTCGCGGCGTGTGGCGGCGGAGGCAGCAGCGCGGAGGAGAGCACGACCACCGAGACGACGACCGGCGGCGACACGACGACGACCGGCGGTCAGACCGGCGACACGTCGGGAGGAATGGGCAGCGAAGAAGAAGGCATGGGCAGCGATCCCGGCGCCGACACCGGCACTGGCACCGGCGGTGGCGCGAGCGGCACCACCGGGACCAGCGGCAGCGGCGGCGGCGGCGGCGGCGGCGGCGGGATGTGACGCGGTCGCGGCGAGCTCGCTCCGCGGTTCTGCGAGCTCGCCGCCGTCGTCTCAGGCGCGCCGCCGGGGCGAGCGGAACGCGGCGCGGACCTTCTGCTCGAGGCGCTCGGCGCGCGGGAAGAGCACGTTGCCCTCGAGGTGCATGTGCCGCACGAGCTCGCGCTCGTGCTCCGCGAGCGCGGCGTAGAGCGCGCGGGTCGCGTCGCTCGCGGTCGGCGGCGCGACGTAGTCGTGCGCGAGCGCCCGCAGATCGTGGAGCTGGTGATCCGCGGTCTCGTGCTCGTGGATCATCTCGGCGATCGGCTCGGTGATCGTCGCGAAGAGCGCGGCCGGCGGAGGCGTCCCGTCGAGCCCCGCGCGCTCGAGCGCGACGACGTACGGGAAGACGTGGCGCTCCTCGAACGCGAGGTGCGGGAGCAGCTCGCCGAAGTGCGTCTCGAGCAGCGCGACGATCTTCGCGAGCCGCGCGTCCGATGCGCCGTCCACCGCGACGGCGTCGCGCGCGAGCGCGACGAGCGAGGTCGCGTCGGCGCGCTCGCGCGCGTGGTGGTCGTCGACGATCTTCTTCACGAGGTCGACGAGCGGGACCGAGAGCATCTCGCGGTCACGCGGCGCCTGCGCGCCGGGCTTGCTCGCCTCGTCGATCAGCGTCGCGATCACCGCGTGGACGTCGGCGCCCGCGCGGCAACAGGCCTCCTCGAGCGCGAGCGCGCCGCCGCAGCAGTAGTCGACGTGGTGCCGCTCGAGCGCGGTCTCCGCGCCGGCGATGTCGAGGAGGATGTCGCGCACGATCGTCGTGCGGGCGACCTCGTCGGGCTTCATCGGGGGCTTCCTCGGGTGATCACGGTGCGTCGTTCTACGACGGGGCGGGTCCGCAGCTGCGTCGCGGCGCACCGGGGCCCGAGGGTACACGGGCCGAGGAGCGCGCGCGCATCGTATCAGACGAGAAACTTGCGCCAGAGTGTCTATGGAACGGCGCATGGACCGCGCAGTGATCGTCCTGTTCGTGGCGCTCGGTGTCGTGGCGTGCGGCGGCGAGAGCCGCGAAGGCGACGACGGTCGCGATGGCGGCGCCGACGCCGCCCCGCTGCCCGACGACGACGCGGGCGCGCCGCCCGACGACGACGCAGGCGTGCCGCCCGACGACGCCGGACCGGCGCCCGAGTGCACCACCGACGCCGACTGCGCGAACGACGATCTCTGCGACGGGACCGAGCGCTGCGCGGCGGGCGCGTGTGTGGCGGGGACGCCGCTGAGTTGCATCGTGGACGATACGTGCTCGCCCGAGGCGTGTGATCCCGCCACCGGATGCGAGACGCCCGCAGGCGACCGCGACGACGACGGCGCCGACGACTGCAGCGACTGCGCGCCCGACGACCCGACGATCCATCCCGGCGCGGACGAGCTCTGCAACGAGGTCGACGACGACTGCGACGGCGCGATCGACCCCGGCGTCCGCACGTGGTTCGCGGACTGCGACGGCGACTCCCACGCGTCGCTGCGCGCGTCGTCGGCGACGAGCTGCGAAGAGCCCGCGGTCGACGGCAGCGGCTGCACCGGCGCCGATGCCGGCTGGACGGATCGGATGCCGACGCGGCGCACCGCGGACTGCGCCGACGACGACGCGCGCGTGTTCGTCGGGCAGGAGGCGTACTTCACGACGCCCGTCGAAGGGACGCTCGCCGAGGCCGACTTCGACTTCGACTGCGACGGCGAGGAGGAGCCCGAGAGCGCCGCGGCCGGCGAGTGCACGCGCGCGGGCGGCTCGTGCCGCACGAGCGTCGGATGGTCCGGCGAGGTGCCGTCGTGCGGTGAGCCCGGGACGTTCGTGGCCAGCTGCAGCGGCGCCTGCGCGCCGGTCACCGAGACGCGCGTCCAGGCCTGCCGCTGAGCCCCACGTGACGCCGCGCTCCAGCTCACGCGGCGTCGTTCTTGCGAGTACCACGTCCGATTCCATGACGCGCTCGGCCGACGCCTCCTGCCCCACTCCGCGCCCGGATCCACGGAGGCGCTGCGGCGCATCCGTGAGCCGCTTCGGCGACGGAGGGTGTGATGAAGCGACGCGAACCGAGGACGGCAGGCTGGAGCTCCGCAGCCTGCGCGCTGTGGATGCTCGCGGGGTGCGCGGCGTCGGGAGAGGACGTCGCGACGAGCGACGATCACGCGCCCGCAGCGCTGTCCGACCTGCCGGTGCTCGAGGTCCTCGTCGTCGAGTCGCGCGGTGACGCGCTCTCGTTCCGGCGTCTCGATCCTGCGACCTTCGACGCGGTGCGCGCCGGCGAGGTCGGCCTGCGCGAAGAGGCGCTGGTCGACATCCCGTCGGTCCGGTGCACCAGCGACAACTGCCCCGCCGGCGACTTCGTCGCGTTCTCGAACGTCGCCGGGGCCGCCCGCGCGATCACCAACGGGGCCCCGGCCGCCGGCGTCCCGCTGTGGACCGCGGCCGATGCGCCGAATTGCGGGCCCGTCCCCGCGAGCGGCACCGGCGTCTGCCGTCAGGTCCGGCTGCGCAACCTGCGGCCCGATCAGCTCGAGCGCGTGTACGCCGAGCTCGTCGAGCTCGCCCCGAGCGGCGCCACGACGTCGGTGAGCATCCCGGAGCAGCCGTGGAACGCCGAGCCCGACTTCGGGCTCGCGCCCGCGATCCCCAACGGGCTCTGGCGCTTCGGAGAGCTCGGGCGCAGCTCGCCGCCTCCGCCCGGGCTCGCCGGGCTGAGCTGGTGGGCGTTCGAGGGCACCACGCCGCCCGGCGAGGCGTTCACGTTCCGCTTCCTCGTGATGGTGCGCGGCCAGGTCGTGCGCCCCACCCAGCGCGCGAACGTCGCCGCGCCCGATCAGCCCGCGTCGGACTATCCGGTCGTCGCGAGCGGGCCGTCCATCGCGACCTCGCAGGTCGACGTGTCCGCGGACGGCCGCTACGTCGTCTTCGCGACGAGCTCCACCACGATCGGCGGCGCGGGCACGCCCGCCGAGCGCAGCAACGTGGTCCGCCACGACATGCTCACGGGCGCGAACGTCGTGGTGAACGTGGGCGCCGAGGCCTCGAGCAACTGCCGCGCGCTGAGCCCCAGCATCTCCGACGACGGCACGCGCGTCGCGTTCGAGGCGCAGCGCTGCCGGCTCGTCGCGCGCGCGGGGCACAGCAACCAGCGCAGCTACGTCCTCGTGCGCGACATCACTGCGGGCACGACGACGCTCGCGAGCGTCGCGACGAACGGCGCCTACCCGAACGCGAGCTCGACGACGCCGCGCATCAGCGGTGACGGCTCGACGGTCGTGTTCCAGAGCCTCGCCACCGATCTCGTCGGCGGCACGCGCAGCGCGTGCAACCGCATCTACCGCTACACCGTCGCGACGGGCGCGGTCAGCCACGTGAGCGCGACGCGCGGCACCGCGCCGAACGCCCCCGCCGGGTTCCCCGCGTGCACCGCGCTCACGCCGGCGGGCGAGGACGCGGACGTGAGCGACGACGGCTCGGTGATCGTCTTCCGATCCGACGTCGCGCTGACGACGAGCGACACCAACGGCGAGCCCGACGTCTACGTGTACCGGCAGGGCGGCACGACCGTCGACGTCTACCGCGCGAGCGTGAGCACGACCGGCGGCGCCGTGACCGGCGGCGAATTCGATCACGCGGCGGTGTCGGGCGACGGTGCGTTCGTCGCGTTCTCGTCGACGGCCACCGGGCTCCTCGGCGCGAGCACCGGGCGTCACGTGTACCGCCGCGGATCGGGCGCCGCGGACGCGGGAACGCTCGAGCGGGTGACGGTGCGCCCCGACGGATCGACGCCGAGCGGCACCGGCTTCGCGACGCCGTGGCCCGCGCTCTCGCAGAGCGGGCGGTTCGTGTCGTTCTGGAATTCGTTCACCGATGTCACGAATCCGGCGCGCTCGTTCCCGGGCACCCAGCTCGTCACGTGCGACATGGGCGGGCCCACCACGCCGGACGCGCTCGCGCGCTGCTTCGTGATCAGCCGCGTCCAGCTGACGCCGAGCGCGACGTTCACCGCGCTCTCGGGCACGGTGCACGCGGGCGCGCGACACGGGATGGCGTGCGACGACGAGAGCGAGGCTTGTTACACCGTGTATCAAGCGAACGGGACCGGCTGGGGCAACCTCGCGGCGACCACGCCCCAGGTGTTCGTGAGCCCGATCGGCGATCCGCGCGATCAGATGCCCGCGCCGTCTCCTTGAGGCGGGTCCCCTTGAGGCGAGGCGCGACACGCGACACAAGAGGCGCGTGGACGCGCCGCGCGAGGGAACGGTCGAGCGATGGGCGTGGGAGTACGTCCGCTCGACCGACCTCGCGCACAAGCTCGCGCCCCCTCCGGTGCCGCGCGTGTGGGACGAGGCACCGTGCGCGCTGCGGATCGACGCGCCGGGGCGTCCTGCCGAGCTCGTGCGCGCGGACAAGCGCGCGAAGACGCCGCGCCCCGAGGCGCTCCGCGATCCGCGCAAGCGCGCCGAGCTGCTGCACGTGTTCGCGCACCACGAGCTCCAGGCCGCGGAGCTGATGTGCCGCGCGCTCCTGCTCTTCGTGGAGCGCGACCCGGCGTTCCGGCGCGGCTTGTTGCGCATCGCGCTCGACGAGGTGCGGCACCTCGCGATGTACGACGCGCACCTGCGCGCGCTGGGCTTCCGGTTCGGGAGCTTCCCGGTGCGCGACTGGTTCTGGGAGCGCGTGCCCGCGGCGGAGAGCGCGGAGGCGTTCGTCGCGATGCTCGGCGTCGGGTTCGAGGGCGCGAACCTCGATCACACGCGGCGCTTCGCGGACGCGTTCCGCGCGGCCGGCGACGAGGAAGGCGCGCGCCTCCAGGAGGTCGTGGGCGACGAGGAAGTGCCGCACGTGCGCTTCGCGGTGCAGTGGCTCGAGCGATGGAGCGGCGGCGCGCTCGAGCTCGACGCGTGGCGCGCCC includes:
- a CDS encoding GNAT family N-acetyltransferase; translation: MSDDLFRGALVRLAAPRPEDAAIIASWSESSRYPRLVDTDLAVPRTPGELGRATVRAGDSLEFRLRTLEGDTLVGFVALFGIEWNNRCATVAIGIGDPAHRRKGYARDGMQLLLRYAFTEANLERVGLDVIAYNEPAIALYRSLGFQQEGVRRRAVLRAGRAYDRIDFGLLREEWARPLRNP
- the panC gene encoding pantoate--beta-alanine ligase: MTKVVHEKSELRAACDAVRASGGRLGLVPTMGALHDGHLALVAEARRRGATHVALTIFVNPLQFGPNEDFDRYPRTLEADVARCRDAGVDLVFAPPRDGMYPPGFQSEVQVTKLTTRLEGAFRPGHFTGVTTVVAKLFMLAGPCVACFGRKDYQQWKVIERMARDLDMPIDVVGMPTVRESDGLAMSSRNRYLSTEERERALGIARGLRAAHAAYGAGERDAATIAEMVRSEIAPRFDSIDYVDVADADTLEPFPSAIEGRAVITVAAKIGKTRLIDNTVLGEDACP
- the panB gene encoding 3-methyl-2-oxobutanoate hydroxymethyltransferase; amino-acid sequence: MTTDRASARAPARVTVPELRRMKTRGERIAVITAYDATFARMLDEGGADVLLVGDSLGMVVQGLDTTLPVTVDEMIYHCRAVARGTKRALIVGDMPFMSYQVSIEEALRNAGRFLAEGGAHAVKLEGGEPMAATIARVVSVGIPVMAHVGLTPQSVHAMGGFKVQGRGEDDAERVLRDARAVADAGAFAVVLEGIPTELAQRITAAIDVPTIGIGAGVHCDGQVLVSYDLLGLTPDLKPKFVKRYAELFADGRAATERYVEEVRSGAFPAPEHSFGAAPAKKSDAPEKPAYGPSDA
- a CDS encoding DUF542 domain-containing protein, giving the protein MKPDEVARTTIVRDILLDIAGAETALERHHVDYCCGGALALEEACCRAGADVHAVIATLIDEASKPGAQAPRDREMLSVPLVDLVKKIVDDHHARERADATSLVALARDAVAVDGASDARLAKIVALLETHFGELLPHLAFEERHVFPYVVALERAGLDGTPPPAALFATITEPIAEMIHEHETADHQLHDLRALAHDYVAPPTASDATRALYAALAEHERELVRHMHLEGNVLFPRAERLEQKVRAAFRSPRRRA
- a CDS encoding putative metal-binding motif-containing protein; translation: MDRAVIVLFVALGVVACGGESREGDDGRDGGADAAPLPDDDAGAPPDDDAGVPPDDAGPAPECTTDADCANDDLCDGTERCAAGACVAGTPLSCIVDDTCSPEACDPATGCETPAGDRDDDGADDCSDCAPDDPTIHPGADELCNEVDDDCDGAIDPGVRTWFADCDGDSHASLRASSATSCEEPAVDGSGCTGADAGWTDRMPTRRTADCADDDARVFVGQEAYFTTPVEGTLAEADFDFDCDGEEEPESAAAGECTRAGGSCRTSVGWSGEVPSCGEPGTFVASCSGACAPVTETRVQACR
- a CDS encoding TolB family protein, which codes for MKRREPRTAGWSSAACALWMLAGCAASGEDVATSDDHAPAALSDLPVLEVLVVESRGDALSFRRLDPATFDAVRAGEVGLREEALVDIPSVRCTSDNCPAGDFVAFSNVAGAARAITNGAPAAGVPLWTAADAPNCGPVPASGTGVCRQVRLRNLRPDQLERVYAELVELAPSGATTSVSIPEQPWNAEPDFGLAPAIPNGLWRFGELGRSSPPPPGLAGLSWWAFEGTTPPGEAFTFRFLVMVRGQVVRPTQRANVAAPDQPASDYPVVASGPSIATSQVDVSADGRYVVFATSSTTIGGAGTPAERSNVVRHDMLTGANVVVNVGAEASSNCRALSPSISDDGTRVAFEAQRCRLVARAGHSNQRSYVLVRDITAGTTTLASVATNGAYPNASSTTPRISGDGSTVVFQSLATDLVGGTRSACNRIYRYTVATGAVSHVSATRGTAPNAPAGFPACTALTPAGEDADVSDDGSVIVFRSDVALTTSDTNGEPDVYVYRQGGTTVDVYRASVSTTGGAVTGGEFDHAAVSGDGAFVAFSSTATGLLGASTGRHVYRRGSGAADAGTLERVTVRPDGSTPSGTGFATPWPALSQSGRFVSFWNSFTDVTNPARSFPGTQLVTCDMGGPTTPDALARCFVISRVQLTPSATFTALSGTVHAGARHGMACDDESEACYTVYQANGTGWGNLAATTPQVFVSPIGDPRDQMPAPSP
- a CDS encoding ferritin-like domain-containing protein; the encoded protein is MDAPREGTVERWAWEYVRSTDLAHKLAPPPVPRVWDEAPCALRIDAPGRPAELVRADKRAKTPRPEALRDPRKRAELLHVFAHHELQAAELMCRALLLFVERDPAFRRGLLRIALDEVRHLAMYDAHLRALGFRFGSFPVRDWFWERVPAAESAEAFVAMLGVGFEGANLDHTRRFADAFRAAGDEEGARLQEVVGDEEVPHVRFAVQWLERWSGGALELDAWRARLPAPITPIVMRGRPLDRARRARAGMDDAFVDALDRWTP